The Arachis hypogaea cultivar Tifrunner chromosome 14, arahy.Tifrunner.gnm2.J5K5, whole genome shotgun sequence genome has a segment encoding these proteins:
- the LOC112742121 gene encoding uncharacterized protein, whose product MEKMKNINQGAWEYLQRFDPAVWAKAYFIHGPKVNNITNNMCEVWNAKIVEYRGRPILTMIDDLRCYVMRKMSLHKKKLKNHTGKLAPVQHKRLEEFIKPKASKWRAIWTGDSDRVLFEIHRQGHKVGVNLAQRTCTCNVWQLTGMPCRHAVAAMYKIGVNPEDFVHTWLTMDSIRATYAHTMKPVNSEEYWEPTDAPRPLPPPIKRPAHRPKVKRRIDPVETEINPNKAKKTFEVTCNKCGQKGHYYKTCTNPAMDPN is encoded by the exons ATGGAGAAAATGAAAAACATCAATCAGGGAGCATGGGAATACCTACAAAGGTTTGATCCAGCTGTGTGGGCAAAAGCTTATTTCATCCATGGACCGAAAGTAAACAACATCACAAACAATATGTGCGAGGTGTGGAACGCGAAAATAGTTGAGTATAGAGGAAGACCTATACTAACAATGATAGACGATCTGAGGTGTTATGTCATGAGGAAGATGTCCCTACacaagaagaaattaaaaaatcataCTGGAAAACTAGCCCCAGTTCAGCACAAGAGGTTGGAAGAATTCATCAAGCCTAAAGCAAGTAAGTGGAGAGCTATTTGGACAGGTGATAGTGATAGAGTCCTCTTTGAGATTCATAGGCAAGGACACAAGGTTGGGGTTAACCTTGCACAAAGGACTTGCACCTGCAACGTTTGGCAGTTAACTG GCATGCCTTGTAGACATGCAGTAGCAGCGATGTACAAAATTGGTGTGAACCCTGAAGACTTTGTGCACACGTGGCTAACAATGGACTCAATCAGAGCTACTTACGCCCACACAATGAAGCCTGTAAATAGTGAGGAGTATTGGGAGCCCACTGATGCCCCAAGGCCATTGCCTCCACCAATTAAACGACCAGCACATCGACCAAAGGTAAAGAGAAGAATCGATCCAGTGGAAACTGAGATAAATCCCAACAAGGCAAAGAAAACATTTGAAGTCACTTGTAACAAATGTGGCCAGAAAGGACACTACTATAAAACATGCACCAATCCTGCAATGGATCCAAACTGA
- the LOC112741079 gene encoding mitogen-activated protein kinase kinase kinase 17-like has translation MACSNCQSVLPKPNDWVKGKLVGTGSFGTVNLAMNKSTGGLFVVKSAHIGGGCEALSNEVKILESLSSSPYIVQYLGKEEDQGNLNVFMEYMAGGSLADVAQKFGGSLDEDVVRLYTREILHGLQHLHQHGIVHCDLKCKNVLLGSSGNIKLADFGCAKRVKDLKAAARLGGTPLWMAPEVLRNEQLDVSADIWSLGCTVIEMATGRYPWAGEVSNPMASVLRIANGDEIPQLPAHFSKEGLDFLTKCLERDPKKRCTAQDLLHHPFLSRSSRRSSQQKQCVSSPTSVLEVHGFEDACDLDDELESSRGHDKLSIRNPFACHDRAVGSKVCQPEDSALWSSGSWITVRSG, from the coding sequence ATGGCTTGTTCAAATTGCCAATCCGTGTTGCCTAAACCAAATGATTGGGTGAAGGGTAAATTGGTCGGAACCGGATCTTTCGGTACAGTCAATTTGGCCATGAACAAATCCACCGGAGGGCTTTTTGTGGTGAAATCAGCACATATAGGGGGTGGTTGTGAGGCTTTGAGTAATGAGGTGAAAATCCTAGAGAGTTTAAGTTCATCACCATATATTGTTCAATATCTGGGGAAAGAGGAGGACCAAGGTAATCTCAATGTCTTCATGGAGTACATGGCTGGAGGTAGCTTGGCAGATGTGGCTCAAAAGTTTGGTGGATCATTGGATGAAGATGTTGTCCGGTTGTATACTAGAGAAATACTTCATGGTTTACAGCATCTTCACCAGCATGGAATTGTGCATTGTGATCTTAAGTGTAAGAATGTGCTTTTAGGTTCATCCGGGAACATCAAATTGGCAGACTTTGGATGTGCCAAAAGGGTGAAGGACTTGAAGGCCGCCGCGCGTTTAGGAGGGACTCCTCTATGGATGGCCCCTGAAGTATTGAGGAATGAGCAGTTGGATGTTTCTGCTGATATATGGTCTTTGGGATGTACAGTTATTGAAATGGCCACTGGAAGGTATCCTTGGGCCGGCGAAGTGTCGAATCCAATGGCTTCTGTGCTGAGGATCGCCAATGGTGACGAGATACCTCAACTTCCAGCTCATTTCTCCAAGGAGGGTTTGGATTTCTTGACCAAGTGCTTGGAGAGAGACCCCAAAAAGAGGTGTACTGCTCAGGACTTGCTTCACCATCCATTTCTGTCAAGGAGTTCAAGAAGATCTTCTCAACAAAAGCAGTGTGTATCTTCACCAACAAGTGTTTTGGAGGTTCATGGTTTTGAGGATGCTTGTGATTTAGATGATGAGTTAGAAAGCTCTCGGGGACATGATAAGCTCTCTATTAGAAACCCGTTCGCGTGCCATGATCGAGCAGTAGGAAGCAAAGTATGCCAACCAGAAGACAGTGCCCTATGGTCGTCTGGGAGTTGGATTACTGTTAGGTCAGGATAA
- the LOC112741081 gene encoding uncharacterized protein, producing MKPFTSAPGFVLSDPKNRMFLWSFLIVISLVCGAYLVGNAFTTKEYKQRLARWGLIYKMPLVKSHACKRQCWPSGSEALPEGVVAKTSNLEMRPLWDSGKNNISSKHPLSLLAIAVGVKQKEIVNKIVEKFPSSDFVVMLFHYDGFVDGWKNLAWSNRAIHVSAINQTKWWFAKRFLHPDIVAEYNYIFLWDEDLLVENFDPKRYLSIVKEEGLEISQPALDPNKSEVHHPLTVHRAGSKVHRRYYKLKGSGRCDDHSIAPPCIGWVEMMAPVFSRKSWQCVWHLIQNDLIHAWGLDRQLGYCAQGDRMRNVGVVDSEYIVHLGLPTLGGSNGNEVPSDSHRESDRAKVRMQSYIEMQVFEKRWKDAAEKDKCWLDPYKPQANQTSH from the exons ATGAAGCCTTTCACTTCTGCACCG GGCTTTGTCCTGTCTGATCCAAAGAATAGGATGTTCCTTTGGAGTTTCCTCATTGTGATATCATTGGTTTGTGGTGCTTACTTAGTTGGCAATGCATTCACCACCAAGGAGTATAAACAA AGATTAGCACGATGGGGACTAATTTATAAAATGCCACTCGTAAAATCGCATGCATGCAAG AGACAATGCTGGCCTTCTGGAAGCGAGGCGTTGCCTGAAGGAGTTGTTGCTAAAACATCTAACTTAGAAATGCGGCCGCTATGGGACTCTGGAAAGAATAAT ATAAGTTCAAAGCACCCATTGAGCTTATTGGCTATTGCAGTAGGAGTTAAGCAGAAAGAAATTGTTAATAAAATTGTTGAAAAG TTCCCTTCAAGTGATTTTGTTGTGATGCTTTTTCACTATGATGGATTTGTGGATGGATGGAAGAATTTAGCTTGGAGTAATCGCGCCATACACGTGTCTGCTATCAATCAAACAAAATG GTGGTTTGCGAAACGGTTTTTGCATCCAGACATAGTTGCtgaatacaattatatatttctttGGGATGAGGACCttcttgttgaaaattttgacCCAAAAAG ATATTTATCTATTGTTAAGGAAGAGGGGCTAGAGATATCGCAACCTGCTTTGGATCCTAATAAATCAGAAGTTCATCATCCCCTGACGGTTCATAGAGCCGGATCAAAAGTTCACAG AAGGTACTATAAGTTAAAAGGTAGTGGAAGGTGTGATGACCATAGCATTGCTCCTCCTTGCATAGG TTGGGTGGAAATGATGGCACCAGTGTTCTCTAGAAAATCTTGGCAATGTGTATGGCACTTGATCCAG AATGACTTAATCCATGCCTGGGGCCTGGACAGGCAGCTTGGCTATTGCGCCCAG GGTGATCGAATGAGAAACGTTGGTGTGGTCGATTCCGAGTACATAGTTCATTTGGGTTTGCCTACTCTTGGTGGCTCAAATGGCAATGAG GTGCCATCAGACTCCCATAGAGAGAGTGATAGAGCTAAA GTTAGGATGCAATCATATATTGAAATGCAAGTTTTTGAGAAAAGATGGAAAGATGCAGCAGAGAAGGATAAATGTTGGCTTGATCCATATAAACCACAGGCAAACCAGACTAGCCATTAA
- the LOC112741078 gene encoding protein FAR1-RELATED SEQUENCE 11, producing MSEEAGSMLVAYDDPSDQRSLSLDDTSSTEESPGETRLSLETANDAIPYIGQRFATHDAAYEYYSEFAKRCGFSIRRHRTEGKDGVGKGLTRRYFVCHRAGNTPVKTSTESKPQRNRKSSRCGCQAYMRISKTTEFGSPEWRVTGFANHHNHELLEPNQVRFLPAYRTISDADKNRILMFAKTGISVHQMMRLMELEKCVEPGYLPFTEKDVRNLLQSFRKLDPEEESLDLLRMCRTIKEKDPNFKFEFTLDTNNRLENIAWSYASSIQLYDIFGDAVVFDTTHRLTAFDMPLGIWVGMNNYGMPCFFGCVVLRDETMRSFSWALKAFLGFMNGKAPQTILTDQNICLKDAISTELPTTKHAFCIWMIVAKFPSWFNAVLGDRYNEWKAEFYRLYNLESVEDFELGWREMVCSYGLHSNRHMVNLYSSRSLWALPFLRSHFLAGMTTTGQSKSINAFIQRFLSAQTRLAHFVEQVAVAVDFKDQTGEQQTMQQNLQNICLKTGAPMESHAATILTPFAFSKLQEQLVLAAHYASFPIEDGFLVRHHTKAEGGRKVYWSPQEGIISCSCHQFEFSGILCRHSLRVLSTGNCFQIPDRYLPIRWRRISIPSSKLAQSAPNDHTERVQFLQNIVSSLITESAKSKERLDIATEQVSILLSRIREQPISLHGARDFSSINRNL from the exons ATGTCTGAAGAGGCTGGATCCATGTTGGTTGCTTATGATGATCCCTCGGACCAGCGGTCACTATCTTTGGATGATACAAGTAGCACAGAGGAGTCACCTGGCGAAACCAGGCTCTCCTTGGAAACGGCTAATGATGCCATTCCGTATATCGGCCAAAGGTTTGCTACTCATGATGCTGCTTATGAATACTATAGTGAGTTTGCAAAGAGGTGTGGATTTTCAATTCGACGTCACCGTACAGAGGGAAAAGATGGTGTTGGTAAAGGACTTACTAGGCGTTATTTTGTTTGTCATCGCGCCGGGAACACTCCTGTCAAGACATCAACAGAAAGTAAACCTCAACGAAATAGAAAGTCTTCTCGATGTGGATGCCAAGCTTACATGAGGATAAGCAAGACAACTGAATTTGGATCCCCAGAATGGCGGGTGACTGGTTTTGCCAACCACCATAATCATGAACTCTTAGAGCCAAACCAAGTTCGATTTCTTCCTGCATATAGAACTATTTCAGATGCTGACAAAAACCGAATCCTTATGTTTGCCAAAACAGGGATATCTGTTCACCAAATGATGAGGCTTATGGAACTTGAGAAGTGTGTGGAACCTGGATATTTGCCTTTTACGGAAAAGGATGTGCGTAATTTACTCCAGTCATTTAGAAAATTGGATCCTGAAGAGGAAAGCTTAGATTTATTGAGAATGTGCCGGACTATAAAGGAGAAAGatcctaattttaaatttgagtttACACTCGATACAAATAACCGTTTGGAAAATATTGCTTGGTCATATGCCTCATCAATCCAGTTGTATGATATTTTTGGTGATGCCGTGGTTTTTGACACAACACACCGCCTAACTGCATTTGACATGCCACTTGGTATATGGGTTGGAATGAATAATTATGGAATGCCTTGCTTTTTTGGCTGTGTGGTTCTACGAGATGAAACCATGAGATCATTTTCCTGGGCACTTAAG GCTTTCTTAGGGTTTATGAATGGAAAGGCTCCGCAGACGATATTAACTGACCAAAATATATGTCTCAAAGACGCAATATCTACAGAACTACCAACAACAAAACATGCCTTCTGCATATGGATGATAGTGGCAAAGTTTCCATCTTGGTTTAATGCTGTTCTTGGGGATCGCTACAATGAGTGGAAGGCTGAATTTTATAGACTCTATAATCTTGAATCCGTTGAGGATTTTGAATTAGGCTGGAGGGAAATGGTTTGTTCTTATGGACTGCATTCCAATCGGCACATGGTCAATTTATATAGCTCTCGCTCACTTTGGGCATTGCCATTTTTGAGAAGTCATTTTCTTGCAGGAATGACTACAACTGGTCAATCAAAGTCAATTAATGCGTTCATTCAACGGTTTCTCAGTGCACAAACCCGACTTGCACATTTTGTTGAACAG GTAGCTGTTGCCGttgattttaaagatcaaactGGAGAACAACAAACCATGCAGCAGAATCTCCAAAATATCTGCCTCAAAACAGGAGCTCCCATGGAGTCACATGCCGCTACAATCCTCACTCCTTTTGCCTTTTCAAAGCTTCAAGAGCAACTTGTGTTGGCTGCACACTATGCTTCTTTTCCAATTGAAGACGGTTTTCTTGTGAGGCACCACACAAAAGCTGAGGGAGGTCGGAAAGTTTATTGGTCTcctcaggaaggaattataagtTGCAGCTGCCATCAATTTGAATTCTCTGGAATTCTCTGTAGGCATTCTCTTAGAGTTCTTTCAACAGGAAATTGCTTTCAAATCCCAGATAGATATCTTCCCATCCGTTGGCGTCGAATCAGCATACCCTCCTCTAAACTTGCTCAGAGTGCACCAAATGATCATACTGAAAGGGTTCAGTTTTTACAAAATATAGTGTCGTCTCTGATTACAGAATCTGCAAAGTCTAAGGAACGGTTAGATATTGCTACAGAACAAGTTTCCATCCTTCTGTCTCGCATTAGAGAGCAACCAATTTCATTACATGGTGCCAGAGATTTCTCTTCCATCAATAGAAATCTTTGA